In the genome of Halofilum ochraceum, one region contains:
- a CDS encoding potassium/proton antiporter, with product MDTAAQLIFGVGALLLVSVLASRITDRLGAPLLLVFLVIGMLLGEDGPGGIVFNDIDGAFVLASLALAVILFDGGLRTPRAIFRLGLQPAVALATVGVVVTATITGAAAMWIFDVGPMVGLMIGAIVGSTDAAAVFYLLHAHGLEINERLRATLEIESGSNDPMAVFLTLAVIELLRVPGAAGGWEMLAWFLWQFAGGAVFGVVAGLAIAALVNRVSLTESFYPILVLASGLAVFGLAGSLGSSGFLAAYVAGVVAGNRMRRSRHEVRRFHDGMAWLSQVGLFLMLGLLVTPSELIPVALPSLALAGVLILVARPLAVGISLLPFRFNLREQAFISWVGLRGAVPIVLGLYPLLAGIAESRTAFNIAFFVVLISLLIQGWTVAPAARRLGLQLPSRAIGRRLMELDAPGLQGRELVVYRVMPAAPAVGFEVRNLPLPADVRLMTVVRDEEPLAFPESEILAARDHVYLLVWPAELPELEHLFGVEPAAGPRPEGFYGTFTLRGDARLVDVLSLYGVEPPAVDADRTLDQFLRARFGRRVAVGDRAHLGRVDLIVREVEAGRVVEVGLRFRDDYDSET from the coding sequence ATGGATACGGCCGCTCAGCTGATATTCGGCGTCGGCGCACTGCTGCTGGTCAGCGTGCTGGCCAGCCGCATTACCGACCGGCTCGGCGCACCGCTGCTGCTCGTCTTTCTGGTGATCGGCATGCTCCTGGGCGAGGACGGCCCTGGCGGGATCGTCTTCAACGATATCGATGGCGCATTCGTGCTGGCGAGCCTCGCGCTGGCGGTCATCCTGTTCGACGGGGGGCTGCGCACGCCGCGTGCAATCTTCCGTCTGGGGCTGCAGCCGGCCGTCGCGCTGGCGACGGTGGGGGTTGTCGTCACGGCCACGATCACCGGCGCCGCCGCCATGTGGATATTCGATGTCGGCCCGATGGTCGGGCTGATGATCGGCGCAATCGTCGGTTCCACGGACGCGGCGGCCGTATTCTATCTGCTGCATGCGCACGGGCTTGAGATCAACGAACGCCTGCGCGCGACCCTGGAAATCGAGTCCGGTAGCAACGATCCCATGGCGGTGTTCCTGACGCTCGCCGTGATCGAACTGCTCCGGGTTCCGGGGGCGGCCGGCGGATGGGAAATGCTCGCCTGGTTCCTTTGGCAATTCGCGGGCGGCGCGGTCTTCGGTGTGGTTGCCGGCCTTGCGATCGCTGCGCTCGTCAATCGTGTCAGCCTGACCGAGTCGTTTTATCCGATTCTCGTGCTGGCATCCGGTCTGGCCGTTTTCGGCCTGGCCGGTAGCCTTGGCAGCAGCGGTTTTCTCGCTGCCTATGTCGCCGGTGTGGTGGCCGGCAACCGCATGCGCCGCTCGCGTCACGAGGTCCGTCGGTTCCACGATGGCATGGCCTGGCTGAGTCAGGTGGGTCTCTTCCTCATGCTCGGTCTACTCGTGACGCCTTCGGAGTTGATCCCCGTGGCGCTGCCGTCGCTTGCACTCGCGGGTGTGCTGATCCTCGTCGCGCGTCCGCTCGCAGTGGGCATTTCGCTCCTGCCGTTCCGGTTCAATCTGCGCGAGCAGGCATTCATCTCCTGGGTCGGGCTACGGGGCGCGGTACCGATCGTGCTGGGCCTCTATCCGCTCCTCGCGGGCATCGCCGAGAGCCGCACGGCGTTCAATATCGCCTTCTTCGTCGTCCTTATTTCACTCCTGATCCAGGGCTGGACAGTCGCACCGGCGGCACGGCGACTGGGTCTGCAGTTGCCGTCGCGCGCGATCGGCAGACGCCTGATGGAGCTCGATGCGCCGGGTCTGCAGGGCCGCGAGCTCGTGGTCTACCGGGTGATGCCCGCGGCACCGGCCGTAGGCTTCGAGGTGCGCAATCTGCCATTGCCGGCGGATGTTCGATTGATGACCGTCGTGCGCGACGAGGAGCCGCTGGCATTCCCGGAGAGCGAGATTCTCGCGGCACGCGATCACGTCTATCTGCTCGTTTGGCCTGCCGAGCTGCCCGAACTCGAGCACCTGTTCGGTGTCGAGCCAGCCGCGGGACCGCGACCCGAGGGCTTCTACGGGACGTTCACCCTGCGCGGTGATGCGCGCCTGGTAGACGTGCTGTCGCTCTACGGCGTCGAGCCTCCCGCCGTCGACGCCGATCGTACGCTGGATCAGTTTCTGCGTGCGCGGTTCGGCCGGCGGGTCGCCGTGGGCGACCGCGCCCATCTGGGGCGTGTGGATCTGATCGTGCGGGAAGTCGAGGCGGGCCGGGTCGTCGAGGTTGGTCTACGTTTCCGCGACGATTACGACAGCGAGACCTGA
- a CDS encoding mechanosensitive ion channel family protein: MQQWFTDPLVVRLFVTAVLIVAIAVARSVIAGRIAHRQNVPDERRRRDLFYMRSGLSLVLVAGLFMIWIGQIQSVLLSLTAVTVAIVIATKELLMCVSGFLLRTTGKLFSVGDWIECNGMRGEVTDLTLLSTTLLEREAGAHGYGFTGRTFILPNSVFLSHPVHRENLGRDFASHRFAITLENPVDAVAAVQCLQQRAEEVCSAFLAEARAQRAKTERRLGVALGGAEPVVTITTTDIGKMQLEVALLCPAAKAVALEQEITAEFLSAVSDGRISGGQLTSSSSQANDD; encoded by the coding sequence ATGCAGCAATGGTTCACCGATCCGCTGGTGGTCAGGCTGTTCGTGACGGCCGTGCTGATCGTCGCGATCGCGGTGGCGCGCTCCGTCATCGCCGGGCGGATTGCCCATCGGCAGAATGTCCCGGACGAGCGCCGCCGCCGGGATCTGTTTTACATGCGCAGCGGGCTCAGCCTTGTGCTCGTGGCGGGCCTGTTCATGATCTGGATCGGTCAGATCCAGAGTGTCCTGCTTTCCCTGACCGCGGTGACGGTCGCCATCGTGATCGCTACCAAAGAACTGCTGATGTGCGTCAGCGGTTTCCTGTTGCGCACGACCGGCAAGCTCTTTTCGGTCGGGGACTGGATCGAATGCAACGGCATGCGTGGCGAAGTGACCGATCTCACGCTGCTGTCCACGACGCTGCTGGAGCGGGAAGCGGGTGCGCACGGCTACGGGTTCACGGGCCGCACCTTCATCCTGCCGAACAGCGTTTTCCTCAGTCATCCGGTGCACCGGGAGAATCTCGGCCGCGATTTCGCATCGCATCGATTCGCCATCACCCTGGAAAATCCGGTCGATGCCGTGGCCGCTGTCCAGTGCCTGCAGCAACGCGCCGAGGAAGTGTGCAGCGCGTTTCTGGCGGAGGCGCGCGCGCAGCGTGCCAAAACCGAACGCCGCCTCGGGGTTGCGCTGGGCGGCGCGGAGCCGGTCGTGACGATCACCACCACCGATATCGGCAAGATGCAACTGGAGGTCGCGCTGCTCTGTCCGGCGGCGAAAGCCGTCGCGCTGGAGCAGGAGATAACCGCTGAGTTCCTGTCGGCGGTGAGCGATGGCCGCATCTCCGGCGGTCAGCTGACCAGTTCGTCTTCGCAGGCAAATGATGACTGA
- a CDS encoding OsmC family protein translates to MNTQSTPTMNGLNVDQMTQTLDALRGDPTLAAFEFRATNRWVNGGENRSTIQSFYGAGQEDTSREEPFVFTNGEPPVLLGNNEGANPVEFLLHALAGCVTTTTVTHATARGIPIRSIATTLRGTIDLQGMLALDPDVQAGYQGITIDMEIDADCSDEEIEALLETARGHSPVCTTVCRPVPVKLNRVQRQQAAA, encoded by the coding sequence ATGAATACGCAATCCACCCCAACGATGAACGGCCTGAACGTCGATCAGATGACGCAGACGCTCGACGCACTGCGTGGCGACCCCACCCTCGCGGCATTCGAATTCCGCGCGACCAACCGCTGGGTCAACGGCGGTGAGAACCGCTCGACCATCCAGTCCTTTTACGGCGCCGGTCAGGAGGATACCTCACGCGAGGAGCCGTTCGTGTTCACCAACGGCGAGCCGCCCGTGCTGCTCGGCAACAACGAGGGCGCGAATCCCGTGGAGTTTCTGCTCCACGCGCTGGCCGGTTGCGTGACCACCACCACCGTCACGCATGCCACCGCGCGCGGTATTCCCATCCGTTCGATCGCGACCACATTGCGTGGAACGATCGATCTGCAGGGCATGCTCGCACTGGATCCAGACGTCCAGGCTGGCTACCAGGGCATCACGATCGATATGGAGATCGACGCGGACTGCAGCGATGAGGAGATCGAGGCTCTGCTCGAAACCGCCCGCGGGCATTCACCCGTGTGCACCACGGTCTGTCGGCCGGTACCGGTCAAGCTGAACCGGGTCCAGCGTCAGCAGGCCGCCGCGTGA
- a CDS encoding GlxA family transcriptional regulator, translated as MNQRSRESESVLLVAVPQTAGSALYGMLDVLSVAGTIWQQLTRSGAGQRLFSVGIVSPLRQRFTCGNGVPVSPDAAIADDPAADVVILPELWLGPDDSIHGRYPGVIEWVRRRHEAGAAVYSACSGAVMLAETGLLDGCPATSHWAYADLFERLYPAVDFQPEPNLVFADPEGRIVTAGGTTSWHDLALHIIARYGSPGEASRIAQVYLLKWHGEGQLPFMPLCRDRAHGDAVIRASQEWLAEHYREPDVVQRAVERSGLAERTFKRRFRAATGSTLIDHVQNLRVEAAKRLLEGERVAVDEISVDVGYEDASFFRRLFRRRTGLSPSEYRRLFRPVRLSGTRVASERAAAGHVRVGSHVA; from the coding sequence GTGAATCAGCGATCCCGGGAGTCCGAGAGCGTCCTGCTCGTTGCGGTACCGCAAACGGCCGGTTCGGCCCTCTACGGCATGCTCGACGTCCTCTCGGTTGCCGGCACGATCTGGCAACAGCTCACGCGCAGCGGGGCGGGGCAGCGCCTGTTCTCCGTGGGGATTGTCTCGCCCCTGCGCCAGCGTTTTACCTGCGGCAACGGCGTGCCCGTCAGTCCGGATGCCGCGATCGCGGACGATCCCGCCGCCGATGTCGTCATCCTGCCCGAACTCTGGCTTGGCCCCGATGACTCGATCCACGGACGCTACCCTGGCGTAATCGAGTGGGTCCGTCGGCGCCACGAGGCCGGGGCGGCGGTCTATTCCGCCTGTTCCGGTGCGGTCATGCTGGCGGAGACCGGTCTGCTCGACGGTTGCCCGGCGACCTCGCACTGGGCCTACGCCGACCTGTTCGAGCGTCTGTATCCCGCCGTCGATTTCCAGCCCGAACCGAATCTCGTGTTTGCCGATCCCGAGGGCCGCATCGTAACCGCTGGCGGCACCACCTCATGGCACGATCTCGCGCTGCACATCATCGCCCGCTACGGAAGTCCCGGCGAGGCCAGCCGGATTGCGCAGGTGTATCTTCTGAAGTGGCACGGCGAAGGGCAGTTGCCATTCATGCCGCTGTGTCGGGATCGCGCCCATGGCGATGCCGTAATCCGCGCGTCGCAGGAGTGGCTGGCTGAACACTACCGTGAACCGGATGTCGTGCAACGTGCGGTCGAACGGTCGGGACTCGCGGAACGCACGTTCAAGCGACGGTTCAGGGCGGCGACCGGGAGCACGCTCATCGATCATGTGCAGAATCTGCGCGTTGAAGCCGCGAAGCGACTGCTTGAGGGTGAGCGGGTAGCCGTGGATGAGATCAGCGTCGACGTCGGTTACGAGGATGCCTCGTTCTTCCGGCGTCTGTTCCGGCGGCGAACCGGGCTTTCCCCCAGTGAATACCGACGCCTGTTCCGCCCGGTCCGGCTGAGCGGGACACGGGTGGCATCGGAGCGAGCTGCCGCCGGTCATGTCCGTGTGGGTTCCCACGTCGCCTGA